A window of the Vibrio pomeroyi genome harbors these coding sequences:
- a CDS encoding secondary thiamine-phosphate synthase enzyme YjbQ translates to MWIQKTIHLNARKRGFHLITDEIEQQIHDINSLSVGLLHLFIQHTSASLTLNENADPTVRSDMESHFNKFVPERAPYYRHTYEGDDDMPAHIKASTLGNSVTIPITNGRLALGTWQGIYLGEHRDCGGSRTVIATIQGE, encoded by the coding sequence ATGTGGATTCAGAAGACTATACACCTAAATGCACGAAAGCGTGGATTCCATCTCATTACTGATGAAATTGAACAACAGATACACGATATCAATTCTCTATCTGTTGGTTTATTACATCTCTTTATTCAGCATACCTCTGCCAGCCTAACACTGAATGAGAACGCCGATCCGACTGTCCGTAGCGATATGGAATCGCACTTCAACAAGTTTGTCCCAGAGCGAGCGCCCTACTACAGACACACCTATGAGGGCGATGATGATATGCCTGCTCACATTAAAGCATCGACACTTGGCAACAGTGTGACAATCCCTATCACCAATGGTCGTTTAGCTTTGGGAACATGGCAGGGTATTTACTTAGGTGAACATCGAGATTGTGGTGGAAGCCGAACAGTAATTGCGACGATTCAAGGTGAGTAG
- the pgi gene encoding glucose-6-phosphate isomerase: MLKNINPTQTQAWKALTAHFESAQDMDMKELFAQDAKRFESFSTRFGSDILVDYSKNLIDAETMQHLFALANETEVKSAIEAMFGGDAINKTEGRSVLHTALRNRSDNPVMVDGKDVMPAVNAVLAKMELFTHRIVSGEWKGYTGKEITDVVNIGIGGSDLGPYMVTEALTPYKTRLNMHFVSNVDGTHIVETLKPLNPETTLFLVASKTFTTQETMTNAHSARDWFLAEAGDNAHVAKHFAALSTNATAVAEFGIDTDNMFEFWDWVGGRYSLWSAIGLSISLSVGFDNFVELLEGAHEMDNHFASTEFESNIPVILALIGIWYNNFHGAESEAILPYDQYMHRFAAYFQQGNMESNGKFVDREGNPVEYQTGPIIWGEPGTNGQHAFYQLIHQGTKLIPSDFIAPAISHNPASDHHQKLMSNFFAQTEALAFGKTKETVEAEFLAAGKTAEEVAELVPFKVFEGNRPTNSILVKQINPRSLGNLIAMYEHKIFVQGVIWNIFSFDQWGVELGKQLANQILPELADDAQVTSHDSSTNGLINAFKALKA, from the coding sequence ATGTTGAAAAATATCAACCCAACGCAAACACAAGCGTGGAAAGCTCTAACTGCACATTTTGAGTCTGCTCAAGATATGGATATGAAAGAGCTATTTGCTCAAGATGCAAAGCGTTTCGAGAGCTTTTCTACTCGTTTCGGTTCAGACATCTTAGTGGATTACTCTAAGAACTTAATCGACGCTGAGACGATGCAGCACCTATTTGCTCTTGCAAACGAGACTGAAGTTAAGTCTGCAATTGAAGCGATGTTTGGCGGTGATGCAATCAACAAGACTGAAGGTCGTTCAGTACTTCACACAGCTCTACGTAACCGTAGCGACAACCCAGTAATGGTTGATGGCAAAGACGTAATGCCTGCTGTTAACGCTGTATTAGCAAAAATGGAACTGTTCACGCACCGCATCGTTTCTGGTGAGTGGAAAGGTTACACAGGTAAAGAGATCACTGATGTAGTAAACATCGGTATCGGCGGTTCGGACCTTGGTCCATACATGGTGACTGAAGCGCTAACACCATACAAAACTCGCCTAAACATGCACTTCGTTTCTAACGTAGACGGTACTCACATCGTTGAGACTCTTAAGCCTCTAAACCCAGAAACAACGTTATTCCTAGTTGCATCTAAAACATTCACGACTCAAGAAACAATGACGAACGCGCACTCTGCGCGTGATTGGTTCTTGGCTGAAGCGGGTGACAACGCACACGTTGCTAAACACTTCGCAGCACTATCAACAAACGCAACAGCAGTAGCTGAGTTTGGTATCGATACTGACAACATGTTCGAATTCTGGGACTGGGTTGGTGGTCGTTACTCACTATGGTCTGCGATAGGTCTTTCTATTTCTCTTTCTGTAGGCTTCGATAACTTCGTTGAGCTACTAGAAGGTGCTCACGAGATGGATAACCACTTTGCTTCAACTGAGTTTGAAAGCAATATTCCAGTAATCCTTGCTCTTATCGGTATTTGGTACAACAACTTCCACGGTGCTGAGTCGGAAGCTATCCTACCTTACGACCAATACATGCACCGTTTCGCTGCGTACTTCCAGCAAGGTAACATGGAATCGAATGGTAAGTTTGTAGACCGTGAAGGCAACCCAGTAGAGTACCAAACAGGTCCTATCATCTGGGGTGAACCAGGTACAAACGGTCAGCACGCTTTCTACCAGCTGATTCACCAAGGCACTAAGCTGATCCCATCAGACTTCATTGCGCCTGCTATCAGCCACAACCCTGCATCTGATCACCATCAGAAGCTGATGTCTAACTTCTTTGCTCAAACTGAAGCTCTAGCTTTCGGTAAGACAAAAGAGACAGTAGAAGCTGAATTCCTAGCAGCTGGCAAAACAGCTGAAGAAGTAGCTGAGCTAGTACCTTTCAAAGTATTTGAAGGTAACCGCCCAACAAACTCAATTCTTGTTAAGCAAATCAACCCTCGCTCTTTAGGTAACCTAATCGCGATGTACGAGCACAAGATCTTTGTTCAAGGCGTTATCTGGAACATCTTCAGCTTTGACCAATGGGGTGTAGAACTTGGTAAGCAACTAGCAAACCAAATTCTTCCAGAGCTTGCTGACGATGCACAAGTAACGTCTCACGACAGCTCAACTAACGGTCTGATCAACGCATTTAAAGCACTTAAAGCTTAA
- a CDS encoding chemotaxis protein CheX has translation MRAEFVNPFLASLMNVLKTMASLELKPQKPRVKKDEIARGDVSGLIGMVGTQSRGSMSITFDEGLALEIMENMLGERPNGLNEEVTDMVGEITNMVTGGAKRILAESGFDFDMATPIVVSGKGHTIRHKCDGAIIIMPFSSQWGNAFIEICFE, from the coding sequence ATGCGCGCTGAATTTGTAAACCCGTTTTTAGCTTCTTTGATGAACGTATTAAAAACGATGGCTTCTCTAGAATTGAAGCCACAAAAACCAAGAGTGAAGAAAGATGAAATCGCTCGTGGTGATGTATCTGGCCTGATTGGTATGGTGGGTACACAGTCTCGTGGTTCGATGTCGATCACCTTCGATGAAGGTCTCGCTCTCGAAATCATGGAAAACATGCTAGGTGAACGACCAAACGGCCTAAATGAAGAGGTGACCGATATGGTGGGTGAAATCACTAACATGGTAACAGGCGGTGCAAAACGTATTCTTGCAGAAAGCGGCTTTGACTTCGACATGGCAACGCCAATCGTGGTTTCAGGTAAAGGCCACACGATTCGTCACAAATGTGATGGGGCGATCATCATCATGCCTTTCTCATCTCAATGGGGTAATGCCTTCATCGAGATCTGTTTCGAATAG
- the zur gene encoding zinc uptake transcriptional repressor Zur, which yields MVKNLDHTLIEQVEGICASRGVRLTPQRKRVFELILSNKKASSAYELLEQLKVSEPQAKPPTVYRALDFLLEQGFIHRVESTNSFICCCSCNADKHFSQLLICDKCGTVIELQDDALVTLLASNAEKHGFQLTNHVIESHGICQSCSSEMKE from the coding sequence ATGGTGAAAAATTTGGACCACACATTAATAGAGCAAGTTGAAGGGATATGCGCATCGCGAGGCGTTCGATTAACGCCTCAGAGAAAGCGAGTGTTTGAGCTCATTCTCTCTAATAAAAAAGCCTCCAGTGCTTATGAATTATTAGAGCAGTTGAAAGTCAGTGAACCACAAGCCAAACCACCTACGGTTTATCGCGCTTTAGATTTCTTGTTAGAACAAGGTTTCATTCACCGAGTTGAGTCAACCAATAGCTTTATATGCTGCTGTTCTTGCAATGCCGACAAACATTTCTCTCAACTACTGATCTGCGATAAATGTGGCACTGTGATAGAACTGCAAGACGATGCGCTTGTCACTCTACTCGCGAGTAACGCTGAGAAGCATGGCTTTCAATTGACCAATCATGTCATTGAATCACATGGCATTTGCCAAAGCTGCTCCTCTGAGATGAAAGAATAA
- the dusA gene encoding tRNA dihydrouridine(20/20a) synthase DusA: protein MTHSCRLSVAPMLDWTDRHCRYFHRLLSQQTLLYTEMVTTGAILHGKGDFLEYNEQEHPLALQLGGSNPVDLAACAKLAGERGYDEVNLNVGCPSDRVQNGRFGACLMAEPELVADCVSAMKEVTDIPITVKTRIGIDDQDSYEFLTKFVSTVSEKGGCEQFTIHARKAWLSGLSPKENREIPPLDYGRAYQIKKDFSDLVIAVNGGITTLEQTKEHLQHLDGVMIGREAYHSPFILAEVDQQIFGLDTPIKKRSQVVEEMYPYIERELSNGASLGHISRHMLGLFQSMPGARQWRRYISENAHKKGAGIEVMQTALAKIPKELNV from the coding sequence ATGACACATTCATGTAGGTTGTCCGTCGCTCCAATGCTCGATTGGACTGACCGCCACTGTCGTTACTTTCACCGTTTGCTTTCTCAGCAGACTCTTCTGTACACGGAAATGGTAACAACGGGCGCGATCTTACATGGTAAGGGCGACTTCCTAGAATATAACGAGCAAGAACACCCTCTTGCACTTCAACTTGGTGGCTCTAACCCAGTTGATTTAGCTGCTTGTGCGAAACTTGCTGGTGAGCGCGGCTATGATGAAGTGAACCTAAACGTAGGTTGCCCTTCAGACCGAGTTCAAAATGGTCGCTTTGGTGCTTGCCTAATGGCTGAGCCTGAGCTGGTGGCGGATTGTGTATCGGCAATGAAAGAAGTGACCGATATTCCAATCACTGTGAAAACGCGAATTGGCATTGATGACCAAGACTCTTATGAGTTTCTAACTAAGTTTGTTTCGACGGTTTCAGAAAAAGGCGGCTGTGAGCAATTTACTATTCATGCACGTAAAGCGTGGTTGAGTGGTCTTAGCCCGAAAGAGAACCGAGAGATCCCACCTCTAGACTACGGTCGTGCATACCAAATCAAGAAAGACTTCTCTGATCTAGTGATTGCAGTAAACGGCGGTATCACTACGTTAGAACAGACTAAAGAACACCTTCAGCACCTTGATGGTGTGATGATTGGTCGTGAGGCTTACCATAGTCCATTTATTCTTGCGGAAGTTGACCAACAGATCTTTGGCTTAGATACGCCAATTAAGAAACGCTCACAAGTTGTGGAAGAGATGTACCCGTACATTGAGCGTGAGCTTTCAAATGGTGCGAGCCTAGGACATATCTCTCGTCATATGCTTGGTCTTTTCCAAAGCATGCCGGGTGCGAGACAATGGCGTCGCTACATCAGCGAAAATGCACATAAGAAAGGCGCGGGTATCGAAGTAATGCAGACGGCATTGGCTAAGATTCCTAAAGAGCTGAACGTATAG
- the pspG gene encoding envelope stress response protein PspG yields MFELIFVLIFVATLLVTGITFMTVLAATGVALLVMLVLGMMSVVFKLLPWLIVIAIGVWFFKNYVHSSNQRRY; encoded by the coding sequence ATGTTTGAATTAATCTTTGTTCTTATTTTTGTAGCAACTCTGCTTGTCACTGGTATTACGTTTATGACGGTATTGGCCGCAACTGGCGTAGCACTGTTAGTCATGCTGGTCTTGGGTATGATGAGTGTCGTCTTTAAGCTGTTGCCTTGGTTGATTGTGATTGCAATCGGTGTGTGGTTTTTCAAAAACTATGTACACAGTTCTAACCAAAGACGTTACTAA
- a CDS encoding TIGR04219 family outer membrane beta-barrel protein, with protein MNKMPLIALVGMLSLSSAVAAEEEFSYTAKVGADMWWGSTKLNEVRQDEDSNSPSVYFAFEHNAPMLPNASFRYTSIDTDALAFDKYDYTFYYTLLEHKLMNFDAGVTFTQYSNSNYIEPQTITQTSFDEFTWSFYGNAEINVPDTNFDIIGTMEFGDSSGIKSTDLMAGVQYRIPVSESEIALRGGYRVIDLDSDEFFKSDLGKSFVMVDGWFAGAEVRF; from the coding sequence ATGAATAAAATGCCATTAATTGCTTTAGTAGGAATGCTATCTTTAAGTTCGGCAGTCGCTGCTGAAGAAGAGTTTTCTTACACGGCTAAAGTCGGTGCCGATATGTGGTGGGGAAGTACCAAGCTAAACGAAGTGAGACAAGACGAAGACTCTAACTCTCCTTCTGTGTATTTCGCATTTGAGCATAATGCCCCAATGCTGCCAAATGCTAGCTTCCGTTATACGTCTATTGATACAGATGCGTTGGCCTTTGATAAGTACGACTACACGTTTTACTACACTCTGTTAGAACACAAGCTGATGAACTTTGATGCGGGTGTGACGTTTACTCAATACTCGAATTCGAACTACATTGAGCCTCAAACGATTACTCAAACAAGCTTTGATGAGTTTACGTGGAGTTTCTACGGTAACGCAGAGATCAACGTTCCTGATACCAATTTCGATATCATTGGTACGATGGAGTTCGGTGATAGCAGCGGTATTAAGAGTACGGACTTAATGGCAGGGGTTCAGTACCGAATTCCTGTGTCAGAATCTGAAATTGCTCTGCGTGGTGGCTACCGTGTTATCGACCTAGACTCAGATGAGTTCTTTAAGTCTGATCTAGGTAAAAGCTTTGTCATGGTCGATGGCTGGTTTGCTGGTGCGGAAGTACGTTTCTAA
- a CDS encoding assimilatory sulfite reductase (NADPH) flavoprotein subunit: MSLNKKESSQNNNAQSGTNELPGLAAPLNDQQLGHLQQTVSELSSQQLAWVSGYLWGVSQAQPVGAAAPIAQAAAAVAAKPAGKLSIIFASQTGNAKGVAESLEAEAKALGIAVELFDASDYKGKNLAKETHVIFVASTNGEGEAPDNAIELHEFLQSKKAPKLANLQYGVIGLGDSSYEFFCQTAKDFDNFLSKLGAKSFVDRLDCDVDYEASATEWRAKALSQVQEALSTGAEAEVVQLPVGQAAAGHSQYTKQNPYTATLLTSQKITGRDSGKDVRHIEIDLDESGITYQPGDALGVWYENSSELANQILAKVGLSGIESVDVDGESLSIHSALVSKFEITTSNPQLVTKFAELSGSKKLIKLVEDKDKLREYAGNTQIVDVLAEKKTKLSADELLGLLRKLTPRLYSIASSQAEVDEEVHLTVGLVEYQKGEESRLGGASSFLAQRLEEGGEVKVFVENNNNFKLPHDDNTPIIMVGPGTGIAPFRSFVQERENNDAQGKSWLFFGDRTFTQDFLYQVEWQKYLKSGALTKLDVAFSRDQEEKVYVQDRLIGQAEQVWQWLQEGAYLYVCGDATRMAKDVHEALVTIAEKHGNQSRDQAEQYINDLRKAKRYQRDVY; the protein is encoded by the coding sequence ATGTCTTTAAATAAGAAAGAGTCTTCACAAAATAATAATGCACAGTCTGGGACTAATGAGTTACCTGGGCTAGCAGCACCACTTAATGACCAACAATTAGGTCATCTTCAGCAAACTGTTTCTGAGCTATCTTCTCAGCAACTGGCATGGGTCAGTGGCTATCTTTGGGGTGTGAGCCAAGCTCAGCCTGTAGGTGCAGCTGCGCCAATCGCTCAAGCTGCCGCTGCTGTAGCCGCTAAACCTGCGGGTAAGTTAAGTATTATCTTTGCTTCTCAAACGGGTAACGCGAAAGGTGTTGCTGAATCGCTTGAAGCAGAAGCCAAAGCCTTAGGGATTGCCGTCGAGCTTTTCGATGCAAGTGACTATAAAGGTAAGAATCTAGCTAAAGAGACACATGTCATTTTTGTAGCATCAACCAATGGTGAAGGTGAAGCACCTGATAACGCTATTGAGTTGCACGAATTCCTTCAATCTAAGAAGGCGCCAAAGCTAGCAAACCTACAATATGGCGTGATCGGTTTAGGTGATTCAAGCTACGAGTTCTTCTGCCAAACTGCTAAAGACTTCGATAACTTCCTTTCTAAGCTTGGTGCTAAATCGTTTGTCGATCGTCTTGATTGCGATGTTGATTACGAAGCATCGGCAACAGAGTGGCGAGCGAAAGCACTGTCACAAGTTCAAGAAGCATTGTCGACGGGCGCTGAAGCTGAAGTGGTTCAGCTGCCAGTAGGCCAAGCGGCGGCTGGTCATTCGCAATACACCAAACAAAATCCATACACAGCGACATTGCTAACAAGCCAGAAGATCACTGGTCGTGATTCAGGTAAAGATGTTCGTCATATCGAGATTGATCTTGATGAGTCTGGTATCACTTATCAACCGGGTGACGCGTTGGGCGTGTGGTACGAAAACAGTTCAGAATTGGCGAATCAGATTCTAGCTAAGGTTGGGCTGTCTGGTATCGAGAGTGTCGATGTAGATGGTGAAAGCTTATCTATCCATAGCGCTCTAGTGAGCAAGTTCGAGATCACCACGTCAAACCCTCAGCTTGTAACTAAGTTTGCAGAGTTATCTGGCAGCAAGAAGTTAATCAAGCTGGTGGAAGATAAAGACAAGCTTCGTGAATACGCAGGCAATACTCAGATCGTTGACGTATTAGCAGAGAAGAAAACCAAATTATCAGCTGATGAGTTATTGGGCTTATTACGTAAGCTGACTCCACGTCTCTACTCTATTGCATCGAGCCAAGCAGAAGTGGATGAAGAAGTTCATTTAACGGTTGGCTTAGTTGAATACCAAAAAGGTGAAGAGTCTCGTTTAGGAGGAGCATCAAGCTTCTTGGCTCAGCGCCTTGAAGAAGGTGGCGAAGTTAAGGTGTTTGTAGAGAACAACAATAACTTCAAGCTACCACACGACGACAACACGCCAATCATTATGGTCGGCCCAGGCACAGGTATCGCACCTTTCCGTAGTTTTGTTCAAGAGCGTGAAAACAATGATGCTCAAGGTAAGAGCTGGTTATTCTTCGGCGATCGTACCTTTACTCAAGATTTCTTATACCAAGTTGAATGGCAGAAATACCTCAAATCTGGTGCGCTAACCAAATTGGATGTTGCCTTTAGTCGTGACCAAGAAGAAAAAGTTTATGTTCAAGACCGTTTAATAGGACAAGCTGAGCAGGTATGGCAATGGCTGCAAGAGGGCGCGTACCTTTATGTTTGTGGTGATGCGACTCGAATGGCGAAAGATGTTCATGAAGCATTAGTTACTATTGCGGAAAAACATGGCAACCAAAGCCGTGACCAAGCTGAACAATATATTAATGATTTACGTAAAGCGAAACGTTACCAAAGGGATGTGTACTAA
- the cysI gene encoding assimilatory sulfite reductase (NADPH) hemoprotein subunit: MSKQVIEQEVLGQVLGPLADNERLKRESKNLRGTIEQDLQDRITGGFTADNFQLIRFHGMYQQDDRDIRNERAKQKLEPLHNVMLRARMPGGIITPKQWLAIDKFADESTSYGSIRLTTRQTFQFHGVLKPNIKLMHQTLNSIGIDSIATAGDVNRNVLCTTNPVESELHQEAYEWAKKISEHLLPKTRAYAEIWLDGEKLETTDEEPILGSNYLPRKFKTTVVIPPQNDVDVHANDLNFVAIAKDGKLVGFNVLVGGGLAMTHGDTSTYARKADDFGFVPLEKTLDVAAAVVTTQRDWGNRSNRKNAKTKYTLDRVGIDVFKAEVEKRAGVEFSESRPYEFTGRGDRIGWAEGIDGKHHLALFIENGRLLDFPGKALKTGVAEIAKIHKGDFRMTANQNLIVAGVPKSQKAKIEKLARQYGLMDDAVSEQRKNSMACVAFPTCPLAMAEAERFLPEFVTDVEGILKKHGLPEEDNIILRITGCPNGCGRAMLAELGLVGKAPGRYNMHLGGNKAGTRIPKMYKENITSAQILEEIDSLVGRWATERQDNEGFGDFTIRAGIIEEVIISKRDLHA, encoded by the coding sequence ATGAGCAAGCAAGTAATAGAGCAAGAAGTGCTAGGTCAAGTACTTGGACCTTTGGCTGACAATGAGCGTTTGAAGCGTGAAAGTAAGAATCTACGCGGTACGATTGAACAAGACCTTCAAGACCGTATCACTGGTGGTTTTACCGCAGACAACTTTCAGCTGATCCGATTCCACGGGATGTATCAACAAGATGACCGAGACATTCGCAACGAACGTGCAAAACAAAAGCTAGAACCTTTACATAATGTCATGCTTCGTGCGCGTATGCCTGGTGGCATCATTACACCTAAACAATGGCTAGCGATTGATAAGTTCGCCGATGAAAGTACCTCTTATGGTTCTATCCGTCTAACAACACGTCAAACTTTCCAGTTCCATGGTGTGTTGAAGCCGAACATTAAATTGATGCACCAAACGCTAAACAGTATTGGTATTGATTCAATTGCGACAGCAGGTGACGTAAACCGAAATGTTCTGTGTACAACAAACCCGGTTGAATCTGAGCTTCATCAAGAAGCGTATGAGTGGGCGAAAAAGATCAGTGAACACCTATTACCAAAGACTCGTGCTTATGCAGAAATCTGGTTGGATGGTGAGAAATTAGAAACAACAGACGAAGAACCTATCCTAGGTAGCAACTATCTACCGCGTAAGTTCAAGACGACGGTTGTGATTCCTCCACAGAATGACGTCGACGTTCATGCCAATGACCTTAACTTTGTTGCGATCGCAAAAGACGGAAAGCTGGTGGGCTTTAACGTGTTAGTGGGTGGCGGCTTAGCAATGACGCACGGCGATACTTCTACCTATGCACGTAAAGCTGACGACTTTGGTTTTGTACCATTAGAGAAGACATTAGATGTAGCCGCTGCAGTGGTGACTACACAGCGTGATTGGGGTAACCGTTCAAACCGTAAGAACGCAAAAACCAAATATACATTAGACCGTGTTGGCATTGATGTATTCAAAGCGGAAGTTGAAAAGCGTGCCGGTGTCGAGTTCTCTGAAAGTCGTCCTTATGAGTTTACTGGCCGTGGTGACCGTATCGGTTGGGCGGAAGGTATCGACGGAAAACACCACTTAGCACTGTTTATTGAAAATGGTCGTTTACTTGATTTCCCAGGTAAGGCTTTGAAAACCGGTGTGGCTGAAATTGCGAAGATCCACAAAGGCGATTTCCGCATGACTGCAAACCAAAACTTAATTGTTGCAGGTGTCCCTAAAAGCCAAAAGGCCAAGATTGAGAAATTGGCACGTCAATATGGTTTGATGGATGACGCGGTAAGTGAACAGCGCAAAAATTCAATGGCGTGTGTGGCATTCCCAACATGTCCTTTAGCAATGGCAGAAGCCGAACGTTTTCTTCCAGAGTTTGTTACCGATGTTGAAGGTATTCTCAAGAAACATGGATTACCAGAAGAAGATAACATCATCCTTCGAATCACTGGTTGTCCAAATGGCTGTGGTCGCGCGATGTTGGCTGAACTTGGTTTAGTGGGTAAAGCACCAGGTCGTTACAATATGCACTTAGGTGGGAACAAAGCCGGTACTCGTATCCCTAAGATGTATAAAGAGAACATCACATCAGCTCAGATCTTAGAAGAGATTGATTCGCTGGTGGGACGCTGGGCTACAGAACGACAAGACAATGAAGGCTTTGGTGATTTCACCATCCGAGCCGGCATCATCGAAGAGGTGATCATTTCAAAGAGGGATCTGCATGCATAA
- a CDS encoding phosphoadenylyl-sulfate reductase, protein MHNSVASKLKLAELLALTKTEQILRLGQINAELEQLTALERVKWALENLEGTHVVSSSFGIQAALMLHLVTQAKPDIPVILTDTGYLFPETYRFIDELSQKLTLNLQVFRAQQSPNWQEAQYGKLWDQGIEGIEKYNKLNKVEPMRRALDELEAGTWFSGLRREQSQSRANLPILSIQNGVFKFLPVIDWTNKDVHYYLEEHDLSYHPLREQGYLSVGDTHTTKKWEPGMTEEETRFNGLKRECGLHEDDGEQYGSGI, encoded by the coding sequence ATGCATAATTCTGTCGCTTCAAAGCTGAAGCTAGCAGAACTACTCGCATTGACTAAGACGGAGCAAATACTTCGTCTTGGACAAATTAATGCTGAGTTAGAACAGCTAACAGCATTAGAAAGAGTTAAGTGGGCATTAGAAAACTTGGAAGGAACACATGTAGTGTCTTCAAGTTTCGGCATTCAAGCCGCGTTAATGCTTCACTTGGTCACACAAGCAAAACCGGATATTCCTGTTATCTTGACAGATACAGGCTATCTATTCCCTGAAACGTATCGCTTTATAGATGAGTTAAGTCAGAAGTTGACTCTAAACCTTCAAGTCTTTCGCGCACAACAGAGCCCTAATTGGCAAGAAGCACAATATGGCAAACTTTGGGATCAAGGTATAGAAGGGATAGAGAAGTACAACAAGCTTAATAAAGTAGAACCGATGAGGCGGGCGCTAGATGAGCTTGAGGCTGGGACATGGTTTTCCGGTTTAAGAAGGGAGCAATCTCAATCGCGTGCAAATCTGCCAATCTTATCTATCCAAAATGGTGTGTTTAAATTCTTACCGGTAATCGATTGGACGAATAAAGATGTTCACTACTACCTGGAAGAACATGACCTGAGTTATCACCCGCTTCGAGAGCAGGGTTACCTTTCTGTTGGAGATACACATACGACTAAGAAATGGGAACCAGGTATGACGGAAGAAGAAACCCGCTTTAATGGGTTAAAGCGAGAATGTGGACTTCATGAGGATGATGGAGAGCAATATGGCTCTGGGATTTAG